The region CTGCAATGCGATCGACAAGGCCGAAGTCGTCGGGATCGACAATCCGCTCGCGGTGATCGGTCGCAAACAGCTGCGAAACCTTCCGCGCATGGGAGGTTTCATCCAGTCCCTCGACGTCGAAGCCGATCGAGCAGGTCGAAACCGGCCGGTTCGACGCCTCCGACATGAGAGCCACGACCGAGGAGGAATCCACCCCGCCCGACAAGAACGCGCCGAGCGGAACGTCGGCGACCATGCGCGAGGTTACCGCTTCGCGCAGGTGGAAGAGAAGTTCGGCCGAAAGGTCCTCGGTCTTCGCCTTCGAGCGTTCCTCGAAACTGACGTCCCACCATTTCGTCGGGGAGGTCATCCCCTGCCCGCTCTTCAGCAACAGGAAGTGCCCGGCAGGCAGCTTTGTCACGCCTTTGAGGATGCTGCGATGGTCGGGCACGTAGCCCCAGGTGAGGTAATCCTCGACAGCCCGGACATCGACTTCCCGCCGCAGCAGCGGATGGGCGAGAAGCCCCTTCAGTTCCGAGGCAAAAGCAAGACTTCCATCGCTCAGTTCGGCGAGGAACAGTGGCTTCACGCCGAGCCGGTCGCGGGCGAGAAACAGCGTTCTTTCCGACAGGTCGTAGATCGCGAAAGCGAACATCCCGTGCAGGCGGCTCAGGCAGTCCGGCCCCCATGCCTGCCAAGCAGCAAGGATCGTCTCGCTATCGCCGTCGGTGCGGAAGCTCGCGCCCTTCTTTTCGAGCTCGCGCCGAAGTTCGCGGAAATTGTAGATTTCGCCGTTGAAGACGAGAACCGCACGCCCATCGGCCGAGAGCATCGGCTGCGGCGAGCCTTCGAGGTCGATGATCGAGAGCCTGCGGTGGCCGAGCCCCACGCCGTGTTCGGTCCATACGCCCGAGCCGTCAGGCCCGCGGTGGGCGATCGCGTCGCACATGCGCCCGACCCGCGCCGGATCGACCGGCTTGGGTGTACCGAGATGAAATAGACCCGCGATCCCGCACATGCGTCCGGCCTATCGCAGGCCTGCCGTGCGGTCCATCCATTCCGCGCGCCCGCCAACAGAGGCGACGAAATCCTCGATGACCTGTGCGGCGGTGTCGTCGTCCTGTCCCTCTGCCGAGATGATCATGACGACGGTCGGCTCGGCCGAGACGGCAAGGCGCGATTGCAGTGTCGCAAGCTTCAGACGCGCCGTACTGCCGGTGATGGTGTCGCCGATCCGGTAGCTCGTCAGCACATGGCGCTTCAGGAAACCGCTTGCCTGCAGGATTTCGCCGGACGCCTCGGGCGAGGATTGCCACGGTGCGAGCCAGCGCCATGGCGTTTCGGGCACGAGCGCGCCTTCGCCAAAGGCACCCGGCTCGCCCGCGCTTTCGTCACCGGAATAGATACCGATCACCACGTCGACTTCGCGCCCGGAGGCGTCACGATAGCGTGTGACGAATTTGCGCGCTGCGCCCGTCATGCGCGGCTCCCAAGCGATCCCCGGCTCGTATGCGACCCGCGTCCAACCGGCGACCGGCAGCGCCTCGATACGAGGCGGGATGCTTGCCTGCGCCGACATGGCGGCACTTGCCCATCCAAGCGTCGCGAGAAGGCCGAGCAGCATCGCGGCAAGCGTCAACTTCGCATTGCCGGTGTAACGTGCAACGCGCGTCACTACGTCCGACCCGACCAAGGCCGGGAAATCGATGCCGAGGTCTTCGGGATCGCGATCGAACCAGCGCCAGAAGATGGCGAGCAGTGCGAACACGACGAGCGCGAAGAATATCCATCCGTAGAAAACGTGGTCGAAGCCTTCGGCGAATTCGATGCCCTGCGACTGCGCAATGTAGATCGTGCCCCACGCCCGAACGCCATTGGCGACGATCGGCAAGGCCATTGCGGTAACGAGAAAGACGATGCGCCGCTTCCACGACTTGAAACAGGCGTAGGCGACCAGCGCCGCCAGGGCCGCCATGGCGACGAGGAACTGCACGCCTGAGCAGGCTTCGGCGACCTCGAACAAGCCGGCCGGCGTGTCGATGAAGACCCCGTCGATGACCGCAGGGATGCCGCTCCATTCGGTCAGCGCGATCACAAGGTAGGCAGTGATCATCTGGAGGCTCGGGACAAGTTCTTCCCCGATGGGCACGAGGAACGAGAGGTAGGCGAGCGGGAATACGCAGGCGAGCGAGACCCGCGGTCCGAGGAACAGCAGCACGCAGCTGATCAGCGCACCCAAAGTGCCGAGCTGGCTGACGGTATTGACGCTCGCCAGGGTGCCGAGCAGCCATACGAACAGCGAGCCCAGCAGCGGGACGAAACCCGGCAGCCAGCTCGTCGGCTCGATTTTCGCCAGCTCCGACCGGCGTGAGTAAACCAGCCAACCGACGATCAGCGGGACGAACAGCACGTGGTTGAACGTCGAAACGTTCCACCACTGGTCGGCCATGTTCGCCCAGTCGCGGAAGTGCGCGACGAACAGCGCGAGCGCTGCGATCGCGAGATGCGCCAGCGGCGCACGACAGACCTGCGGAATGGCTTGCGACCACGTTGCGCGGCTCGGGAGCGCGAAATTCAGGCCGCGCGCCATGTCGCGTGGTCCTGCGGCTTTTCGCCAGCCTCGAGCATGTCGCCGAGCGGGCGTAGCATCGCCTCCCAGCCCTGATGGTCCGTCACGAACGCGTGGGCCGATGCTGCCATCGCGTCCGCCTTCTCCGGCGAGGCGAACAGTGCGAGGAGATGCTCGACAAGTTCGCTGTCGGAACGCCCGATGGCGAAATCGCGCCCGTCCAGCGCATCGATACCCGTCGCGGCCTCCTGCGAGAGCACGACCGGCTTCGCCATCGCCATGGCTTCGAGAACCTTGTTCTGCACCCCTCGCGCGATGGTGAGCGGCGCGAGAACGGCATCGCTGTGTGCGAGAAACGGGCGCACGTCGGGTACTTCGCCCCAGACCTTGACCCCCGGTTGCTGGCCGAGTGCCTCGACAGCAGAAGTCGGGGCGCGGCCCACGATGTGGTACTGCGCGGACGGATGGATGTCGCGCAGGCGGGGGATAAGCCGCAAGGCCGCACGCTCGACCGCGAGCACGTTGGGCTGATAATCCATCTGGCCGGTGAACACGACATGCGGCCCTTCATTCTGTGCGAAGGGAGAGCGGCTGTCCGAACCGGAGGGCGCGAAGAACTCGGTGTCGATACCGTTGCACAGGGCACGGACCTTCCTGGCAGCCTCAGGCCCGAGCCGCGAGCGTAGCAAGTCTGCTTCGTTTTCACTCACAAGGAATACTGCATCCGCGCGCTCGACAAGGCGGTCTTCCTCCTTGGCGAGCAAGCGCGCTTCGCGACGGTCGATGATCGCACGCGGCGTCTTGCCCTGCTGGCCATAGGCTTCGAACTTCGCGGAATCGACGTCGCACAGATCGATCAGCACCCGGCCCGCAAAGTCGTCCGGGACATACTGACCCATCTGGCCGGAGAACACGAAGATCGCATCGATGTTCCGGGTCGCAATTGTCTCTGCGACCCAGCGCTTGAGGTCGTCGCTGCCGAATGCCGTCAGGCTGACCGGCTTGCCCGTCGCAAGCGCTTCGATGCCTGCCATTTGGAGGGACTTCTTGCGCGGGACAAGGCAATGCGTTTGCGCGACCTTCGCAAGCTCCGTCTTGGCTGCGAAATCGGCCTCGGTCTCACCGAAACAGCCGACATGCACCCTCGCATGTTGCGCCAGCTTGGCGAGCAGGTGGTGCGAGCGGATCTTGTCGCCCCGATCCGGCGGGAACGGGATGCGGTGCGCGAGGAAAAGGATGTCGCCCATCAGGCGAGGCCCTTGGCAATCGGCGGTCCGAGACGATTGGCGACAGCAGGCGGCAGGCGCTTCCAAAGCTCGGAAAGCCGCGAATTCGTGTCACTGGTCGGGTCGGTATTGCGCGCCGGTGCGCCGGGCGCAGCCCAGCGCGAATAGGTGAGCGGCTGCGGCTCGAAGCCCCAGTTCTTCTTGTAGCTGTGAGGCCCGCTGCCGGTCTTCGAACGCCCGAAATCGAAGCGGGTGCAACCCTTGCGCCGGGCATGCAGCATGAGCTCGTAATACATCCGCTCGTTCGCACGCAGGCCGCGCGCGGCGAAGATGCCCCCACCCCAGAACGGCATGACTGTGCCGGCGTGGTAGAGCGAAAGAACGCTCGCAACCGCGTCGCCGCCATGGCGGACGGTCAGTATGTCGGCATTGTCTCCGAAAGCATCGAGCATCGCGTCGAACAGGCTGCGCGGAAAAACGGGCGTACCGAGATTGTGCACGCTCGCCGCATAGACCGCGTAGTGCGCCGCGCGGTCATCCTCGCCGTTCCCGACCACGATTTCGAGATCGTTCTTGAGGCTCTTGCGAACCTCGGCACGCTGCTTGCGCGGGATGGCGAGAAGTTCTGCTTCATCGTAGTCCGACAGGTCACGCGCGAAGTTGCAGTGCTTGTCGGACCAGCGATGCCAGCTTGCCGGTGTATCGCCGGAGCGGACTTCGACTTCGGCGCAGGACTGGCGCACGGCCAGCTCGCTTGCCGCCTCGCACAGCGCGAAACGCGTCTGCTTCGAGGTCGCGAGCGGGCCGCCCCCTACCCCGAAACCGCTCGATACGAGCGCACGCCCGAACACCGGTGAATGCGCGAGCGTGAGCGGGAGCCAGCCAGTGACCATTCCCGCCTTTTCCGCGACGAGCCCCAAGGCCCGCTGCCCGGTGCCAGCCTCGACCGCCTTCAGCCAAGCCGGCCTGTGAAAGACGCTGCCCTCCATATCGCGCACGAAGGCTTCGAGCCGTGCGACTTCCCCCGGATCGGCAAGATCGGCGAGCGCAATCGCCTCGCTCGAAAGGGGGAACGGCGCGTTCACGCAGGCAGCTCCACGGCGAGCTCCGCCTCGCGGTGGGCCAGCATATCCATCCGGCCCCAGGCGAAGTCCTTCACCAGTTCGCGCAGCTTGGGCGCCATCTGGTCGAGCTTGGTGTAGTGGCGAAAGCGCGACTTGAGCGGCGCATTCGGCACGCGAGGCTGCTGCGGGTCGATTTCCCACGGGTGGAAATAGAAGATTGCCGGGCGCTGGTCCTTGCCGTTCACCTGCCGGATCGCCCAGCGCGAGAATGCATATGGCAGGACGCGAAAAAAGCCCCCTCCCCCAGCGGCGAGACGCTTGCCGCCGAACATGGCGGTGGTCACCGGGATCTCGACGAGGTCCGACCACGGCAGCGGCTTGAAAGCGAAGCGTGGTGCCTCGCGCCAACCGTAATGGTCGTGCGCGACCGGCGCGACGCTGGAGGAGTAGGTGTAACCCTGCTCGGCCAGTTCCATGTAGGCCCAGGGCGTGCGCTGGTCGATCGAGAAGCTCGGTGCGCGGTAACCGATCACGCGCGCTCCCGATGCATCCTCGAGGATCTTGCGCGCCTTGACTATATCGGCAGCGAATTCCTTGCGATCGAAGGTGAAGACGCGCGCATGGTCGTAGCCGTGGCTCGCCAGTTCATGGCCCGCCTCGACAATCCGGCGCATCAGCGCGGTGTTGCGCTTCGCCACCCAGCCAAGCGTGAAGAATGTCGCCTTGACGTCCGCTTCATCGAACAGGTCGAGAATGCGCGCGACATTGTCCTCGACGCGCAGCGACAGGCTGTCCCAGTCGTCACGCGAGATGACGTTTTCGAAAGCGCCGACCTGGAACCAGTCCTCGACATCGACCGACAGGCCGTTGACGATGGGCTTCTGGTCGATCGGGGCACGCTCGATCGGCGAATGTTTCACCGGCTTGCTCCCCTCAGGCTACCTTGCGGGGAGGCTGGCCGCTTTCCATCCACTCGATCATCATCGTCAGGACGTTGCGAACCATGCGCTCCTGCTCTTCGAGGCGGGTTTCCAGCTTGGTCACCCGCTCGACGAGGTCCTGCGGGACATCGCCTGCGCCGTTCTCGACACTTTCCGAGAGTTCGACGATCGCCTGCTGCAATTCCGAAATCTGCGCATCGCGTTCGGCGAAGAGTTCGTCCAGCTTCGGCTTGGGAACCGGCGGTGCGTAGGTCGAATGCTTGACCGGCCCCGGAGCGGGCGCGGGCGCGAGCTTTTGCATCGGCTGCGGCGCGGCTTCGGGGAAGGCGTTGTCGTTGCGCAGTTCGGCAAGGACCGAGCCGAGCATCGCGTTGTCGATCCGCGTGCGCTGCTCGACCGCGCCAAGCAGCAGAAGCCGGGTCGCGACCTGGTTGACCTTGCGCGGGATACCGCCGGTCGCCTCGTAGAGTTCCTTGAACACGCGCTGGTCGAAATCGGGATTGCCGTTCCATCCAACGCAGGTGAGGCGGTGCTTGATATACGGCTCGATCTCACCCGGCTCCATCGCCTCGAGGTGATGGGCGGCGATCACGCGCTGCCGCAGCTGTTCGAGCTCCTCGTGCTCGGCGAGAACCTGCTTGAACTCGGGCTGGCCGAGCAGCAGCAGCTGCAGCAACGGGTGCGAGCCAAGCTGGAAGTTCGACAGCATGCGCAGCTCTTCGAGCGCTTCGACCGAAAGGTTCTGCGATTCGTCCACGACGAGCAGGCAGCGGCGGCCTTCGCGCGCTTCCTCGTGCAAGAAGTTCTCGATTTCGCCAAGCGCGGCGGCCTTGTCATGCCCTTCGACATCCAGGCCGAAGCTTTGCGCGGCAACATGCACCAGTTCCTCGCCATCGAGGTTGCTGGTGACGATCTGGCCGACGGTCAGCTGGTCCTTGTCGATCTTCTGCATGAGATGCGCGACCAGCGTCGACTTGCCCGCACCCACCTCGCCGGTGATGACGATGAAGCCTTCGGCCTGCGCCATGCCATAGCCGAGATAGGACAGCGCCTTGCGGTGCGTCGCGCTCTCGAAATAGAAATTCGGGTCGGGAGTGAGCTGGAACGGTCGCCCTGTCAGCCCGTAAAAATCGTCGAACATTGTCAGTCCCCCAACATCAGAAACCGTAGCGCAGGCCGACGAGGCCCGACGCGGCGGTCAGGTCTTCGAGGGCATCTTCGCTATCGATGTGATCGAGTGCGATCGCGGCGCGTACCGCCAGGCGATCGGTGAGCGAGCGGCTGTAAGCGGCGGAAGCACCGACCGCGAGCACTTCGCCCGCATTGTCGAAGCCGCTGTCCAGCAGCGTCATGTAGGCATTGGTCGTGAACCCGGCGCGGCTGCCGAGATCGCCCGACAGGAACCAGCTCATGTAATAGGCCTCGTCGGTCACGCCGTTGGCCGCATCGAGCACCGTGCCTTCGGGCGCGATGAACTTGCGATTGTCGTAGCCGATGCCGAGACCGGTCGAGAGACGGCCGACCTGCGTCGTGTAGTTCGCAGCGATCCCGCGCGAGCGGAAGACCGACGAACGCACCGAGCCGAGAGCGCCGGTGAGGCACTGGCTGCCTTCCGATCCGGCCACGCAGCCGCCGAGGTCGCCGGTCAGCGCATTGCGCGTTGCGGAGAATTCGGTCGGCAGGTTGGCGAGCGAGTTCGTCAGCAGCCCGCCGAAGCCGGAAATCGTGTCGTAGACCGAGACGTTCAGGGCCGAGCGCTGGTTGGGCGCCCAGGCGAAGCTGCCGTAGTAGGTATCGCTGTCATAGCGGCGCCCATAATGCGCCTCGAACGCGGTGCGCGAACTCGGACGCCAGACGACGCCGACATCCCAGATGAGGCCATCGGTTTCGAAGGCGATGCGGCGCGGCTGGCTCTTGTCGGTGACCAGGCGTCCGTCATCGCCGATGACCGGGTTGCCATTGGTATCGAGCACCGCGTCGCGGGCCGACACCTCGACATCCTCGTATCCAACGCCCGCGACCAGCGCCACATTGGGCGAAACCGGCAGGGTCACATCGCCGCGCACATAAACGTCGCGCACGCGCTGATCGAGGTTGGAGACATCCTCCTGCGCCCAGCCAGCGCCAACGCCGACACCGACCGGAAGCGGTTCGCCAGGACGCGTCGCGAGATTGATCGAGGCGCGCTGGCTCACGCTGTCGTCGAACACGTCGAGCGGATCGGCGCCCGGCGCGGTGACGATGGCGTCGGGCGTTTCGACCCGCGTGTAGCCGATGCGATACTGCGCCGCGACTGCGACATCGCCCGCATGGGTCGACAGGGTCGGACCGGCATAGGCGGAGTAGATGCGGCTCTCGGTATCCTCGCCATTGAGGGCATTGAGCGTCGCGCCACCATTGCCATCGACGCGGGTGCGTGCGGCAAGAGCGCCCGCTTCCACCGTCAGCACCTGCGGCACGATCGAGGTATAACCGCGCGCAACGCCGCTCAGCGTGTCGCTGGTCAGCGCGTCGTCGCCATAGCCGATGTTGTATTCGTAGCGGACCGAAACCGAGCCGCCCGAATTGCGGCCATTGACCGAAGCATCCACGCCGGTCGCGATCTGCGTATAGGTCACCACGTCGTCGCCCGGAGAAAGCTCGGCGACGAAGATCTGGCTGACCTCGATATAGGGTTCGACATTGACGCGGCCATTGCCGGCCGAGCGGCGCTCCTCGCGCTCGCTATCCTGCGCCAGCGCCGGGCTTGCGCCTGCCGCTGCAAGGGCGATTGCCGCCGTCGAAAGGATGAGGTTCCGCATGGCCCCTACTCCTCGTATCCGTAATAGGACCCGAAATTCCGCCCGCTCGGGCTGAACTGGGTCGCGTTGAGCAGGAGCTTCACGTCCGGGCAGGCAGAGAGGAGCTGGTAGGCATCCTCCAGCGCATTCTGTCCCGTCTGGTCGGCACGTGCGACGAGCACGCCCTGCCCGACATGCTTAGCAAGCTCCGCAGCCGAAGAAGCTGCGAGCGCCGGCGGCGTGTCGAAAATGACGATGCGATTGGGCGAGCCTGCAGTCAGGCGGTCGAGGACTTCCGCAGTGCGTTCGCTTGCGAGATACTCGCTGTCCGCGCTGCTCTGGTTGCCGGCGGGCATGACCCACAAGCCGCCGATATCGGTCCCCATGACGAGGTCTTCCGGCTTCACGTCCGGATTGGCGAGCGCATCCATGAAGCCGGGTCCCTTCGGCAGGCCGAAGGTCGAGAGGATCGACGGTTTCGCGAAGTCCGCATCGATCAGCAGCACTTCGAGATCGCGCTCGCTCGACAGGGCGATCGCGAGGTTCGAGGCGCAGAAGGTCTTGCCGTCGCCGGGGTGCGGCGAGGTGATGAGGATTCGGCGCGAGGCAGCATTCCCGCGATCGCGCGCGGCGGCGAGAAGCTGGCGTTTGACGATGCGGAATTCCTCGCGCAGCGCGCTCGTCGCCGATTCCGGGACGATCAGCCCCTGCTCGCGCATATACGCGCGGTCGATTTCGTATTTCGGCCCGTTAAGCGAGACGGCAGGCTTGACCTGCTCGACGATCACTTCGGCAGGCGGCACATGGACCGGGAGCTTTGCCTCCTCCTTCGAAGGTTCAGCTTGCGCGGGCGCAGGTGCCGGTGCGGCAGGCTGTTCGTCTTTCACGCGGACCTTGGCGCGCTTCATCTCGCGCTCGGGCAGCTTGCCCTTGATCGGAGCCGACTTGAACGGGTCGAGGCCGAATGCGCCGCTGGCACGCTCGAACAGCGAGCTTTCGTCGCTGGCTTCGCCCTTACCTTCGCCGGGAAGCGGGATTTTCTTGTGTTCCGTCATCGTCCGCTCCTCACGCCACCATGCCGCGCTGCACGAATTCGATCGCGAGCAGCAGGACGCACAGTCCCGCCAGCGCACCGGTTGCGCCGAAGAATTGCTTGAGCCGCTTGCGCTCCAGTTCGCGCGCAGCGTCGGTCAGCGTGTGCGAGATCGCACCGAGGACCGGCAGATCCATCACACGCTCGAGCTTGGCAGTCGTCGCGAAGGTCGAGCGAAGCTGGCCCATCGCGAAAGCCGCGCCGATACCGGCTGCGATGCCGGCGAAAAGCACGCCGAGGAGCAGCAGCGGACGGTTCGGAGCCGACGGCGAACGGGGCGTCGTCGGCGGGTCGATTACCTCGAACTTGAACGAACTGCGCTCGTTCTCGACCTGGCCACGCAGGCGCATTTCCTCGCGGTCCTTGAGCAGCTCGTCATACTTGTCCTTGAGCACCTGGTAATCGCGGCTGATGCGGTTGGCTTCGGCTGCGACGGCCGGTTCGTTCGCCTGGCTGGCGATCAGGGCCGACAGGTCGGCCTGGAGCGCTGCCTTGCGCGCCGTCAGAGCCTGTACATTGGCCTGGCGTTCGGAGCGGATGGAAACGAGCGCGGTGTAGGCCGGGTTCGGGCTGCCACCGGCATTCGGATTCTCGCCTGCCGCCTGCTTGCGCAGCAATTCAACCTGCTTCTTGATCGCGATCACGTCAGGATGGCTGTCCGTCAGGCCGCGCGCCTGCAAAGAGGCAAGCTGCGACTGCGCCTGCATCAGCGCGCCGCGGGCGCTGCCGGTGTCGTTCGAACCACCGATGATGGTGCGCGGCGTTCCGGCGATCTGACCGTTGATGGCAGCAAGAGCGCTTTGCGCGGCTGCAAGGTCGGCGTCGACATCCCGCGATTCCGCACGCAGCGACTGCAGGCGCATCGAGACGCCGTCCGCACCGCCGATCAGGTCGGGGTTCTCGGCTTCGAAAGTCAGGCGGCGCTGTTCGGCCGCTTCGAGTTCCTTCTTCCGCTCTTCCAGTTGCTGGTCGAGGAAGACGATCGTCTCGGCGACTTCGCCGCGATTGCCCGCGATGTTTTCTTCGCGGAAGATGTCGATCAGCTTCTGCACGACGTCATGCGCCAGTGCCGCGTTCTCCGCATCGGACAGGTCGCTGCGACCGATTTCGGCGCTGAGCTCGAAGAGGTTGTCCTCCTGGCTCTTCACAGCGACCGATTCCGTCAGGTTCTCGATTGCCGCTTCCATGTCGCGCTGGGTGGCGATTTCCTCGCCGAGCCGCGTCGAGCGGATGACTTTCTCGAGATTGACCGAGCTGGTCAGCGTCTGGCGTACGCGCGTGATGTCGCGCTCCGCACCGCCGGCGATCTTGAGCTGCTCGGCAAGCACGTCGTCGAGCTGCACATAGATGCGCGCGTTCGATTCATAGGCGTTGGGGATCATGGCAACGACCAGCCAGCCCAGGATGCACGCACCCCAGGCCACGCCGAGCGCCAGCCAGCGCCGTCGCCAGACCGAAAAGACTGCTGCGCGCAGATCTTCGAAGACTTCGTTCATTGCGTGCGCCCGCCCCTCAGAACATGCTTTCCGGGATGATGATCACATCGCCCGGCTGGAGGAGGACGTTCGCGCGGCTGTCGCCCTTCTTGAGAAGGTCGCCGAGGCGCAGCGCGTATTCTTCCTGACGCCCGCTTTCGCGGTTCTTGCGGATAAGCTTGGCGCGGTTGCCTGCGGCAAATTCACTGAGGCCGCCGACCGCGATCATCGCGTCGAGCACGGTCATGTTCGCGCGGTAAGGCAGCGAGGCCGGCTTTTCGGTCGCACCTACGACGCGGATCTGCTGGCTGAAAGTGCCTTCGAACTTGTTGACGATGACCGAAACCAGCGGCTCTTCGATGTACTGCGAAAGCTGCAGGCGGATATCCTGTGCGAGCATGGTTGGCGTTTTGCCGACGGCCGGCATGTCGGTGACCAGCGGAGTGGTGATACGACCGTCCGGACGGACCTGGATGTTTTCGGCGCCCAGCTCGGGATTGCGCCACACGTGGATGGTCAGCTCGTCGAG is a window of Erythrobacter sp. HKB08 DNA encoding:
- a CDS encoding XrtA system polysaccharide chain length determinant, with amino-acid sequence MNEVFEDLRAAVFSVWRRRWLALGVAWGACILGWLVVAMIPNAYESNARIYVQLDDVLAEQLKIAGGAERDITRVRQTLTSSVNLEKVIRSTRLGEEIATQRDMEAAIENLTESVAVKSQEDNLFELSAEIGRSDLSDAENAALAHDVVQKLIDIFREENIAGNRGEVAETIVFLDQQLEERKKELEAAEQRRLTFEAENPDLIGGADGVSMRLQSLRAESRDVDADLAAAQSALAAINGQIAGTPRTIIGGSNDTGSARGALMQAQSQLASLQARGLTDSHPDVIAIKKQVELLRKQAAGENPNAGGSPNPAYTALVSIRSERQANVQALTARKAALQADLSALIASQANEPAVAAEANRISRDYQVLKDKYDELLKDREEMRLRGQVENERSSFKFEVIDPPTTPRSPSAPNRPLLLLGVLFAGIAAGIGAAFAMGQLRSTFATTAKLERVMDLPVLGAISHTLTDAARELERKRLKQFFGATGALAGLCVLLLAIEFVQRGMVA
- a CDS encoding XrtA/PEP-CTERM system exopolysaccharide export protein codes for the protein MPSTRFTTLLAGTAMAALSLAGCATTGGSELPPASFVASQEGPGEEYVIGPLDELTIHVWRNPELGAENIQVRPDGRITTPLVTDMPAVGKTPTMLAQDIRLQLSQYIEEPLVSVIVNKFEGTFSQQIRVVGATEKPASLPYRANMTVLDAMIAVGGLSEFAAGNRAKLIRKNRESGRQEEYALRLGDLLKKGDSRANVLLQPGDVIIIPESMF